The Anabaena sp. WA102 genome contains a region encoding:
- a CDS encoding Uma2 family endonuclease, producing the protein MLSSPLMLQMPSSMTDDQFFEFCQLNRDLRIEKNRFGDISIMSPAGSETGNREGRIIQQLMNWTDEDGTGIAFSSSTGFTLSTGAKRSPDAAWVKLERWNQLTPAQQEKFAPICPDFVIELRSASDNLQPLKDKMQEYIQEPGIQLGLLIDRKNRRVYIYRPGQVEECLENPDTVSCDPILPRFVLNMSKIW; encoded by the coding sequence ATGCTTTCATCTCCCTTAATGTTACAAATGCCTTCATCAATGACAGATGATCAATTTTTTGAATTTTGTCAACTAAACCGTGATTTACGGATTGAGAAAAATAGATTTGGAGATATATCAATTATGTCACCCGCAGGTTCAGAAACAGGAAATCGAGAAGGTAGAATTATCCAACAATTAATGAATTGGACAGATGAAGATGGTACAGGAATAGCATTTTCTTCTAGTACAGGATTTACACTGTCTACAGGTGCGAAACGTTCTCCTGATGCTGCTTGGGTAAAGTTAGAAAGATGGAATCAACTTACACCTGCACAACAAGAGAAGTTTGCACCTATTTGTCCTGATTTTGTGATTGAATTAAGGTCTGCTTCTGATAACTTGCAGCCTTTAAAGGATAAAATGCAGGAATATATACAAGAACCAGGAATCCAATTAGGTTTATTAATTGACCGCAAAAATCGCCGAGTTTATATTTATCGTCCTGGACAAGTAGAAGAGTGTTTAGAAAATCCTGATACTGTGAGTTGTGATCCTATTTTACCGAGGTTTGTGTTGAATATGAGTAAAATTTGGTAA
- the clpB gene encoding ATP-dependent chaperone ClpB — MQPTDPDKFTDTAWEAVTKSQDVVRAYKQQQLEVEHLILALLEEPTSLATAILTRAEVDSVRFKQQLEAFTQRQPKVGKSDQLYLGRNLDLLLDKANEIRAKMREEEISEGHIILAFGNDERVGRRLFKSLNIDIAQVELGVKSVRATPKIKASPKAEADVQEEALKRFGRDLTEQAKAGKLDPVIGRDDEIRRVIQVLSRRSKNNPVLIGEPGVGKTAIAEALAQRMVNGDVPESLKNRQLISLDIGSLIAGAKYRGEFEDRLKNVLREVTESNGQVVLFIDELHTVVGAGSNQQGSMDAGNLLKPMLARGELRCIGATTLDEYRKFIEKDAALERRFQQVYVDQPTVENTISILRGLKERYEVHHNVKISDSALVAAATLSARYIADRFLPDKAIDLVDEAAAKLKMEITSKPAELETIDRRLMQLEMEKLSLSGEEQSISPTRERLERIEQEIASLTVKQQIFNEQWQGEKQILESISGLKKEEDAMRVQIEQAERDYDLNKAAQLKYGKLEGVQREREVKEAKLLEMQTQGSTLLREQVTEADIAEIVAKWTGIPVNRLLESERQKLLKLESHLHERVIGQEEAVSAVSAAIRRARAGMKDPSRPIGSFLFMGPTGVGKTELARALAQFLFDSDDALVRLDMSEYMEKHSVSRLVGAPPGYVGYEEGGQLSEAIRRHPYSVVLLDEVEKAHPDVFNILLQVLDDGRVTDSQGRAVDFRNTVIVMTSNIGSEHILDVSGDDSKYDLMRNKVMEGLRSHFRPEFLNRIDDLILFHALNRSEMGHIIRIQLKRVENLLKEQKISFEISQAACDHLVEAGYDPVYGARPLKRSIQREVENPLATKLLENTFVSGDTIIIDKAETGLSFSKKV, encoded by the coding sequence ATGCAGCCTACAGATCCTGATAAATTTACTGATACAGCCTGGGAAGCGGTAACAAAATCCCAAGACGTGGTTCGTGCTTATAAACAACAACAATTAGAAGTTGAACATTTAATTCTCGCCCTTTTAGAAGAACCCACAAGCCTAGCTACAGCCATTCTCACCCGTGCAGAAGTTGATTCTGTGCGATTCAAACAACAACTAGAGGCTTTTACCCAACGTCAACCCAAAGTTGGTAAAAGTGATCAACTTTACCTGGGGCGGAATTTAGATTTACTTTTAGATAAAGCTAATGAAATTAGAGCCAAAATGAGAGAGGAGGAAATCTCAGAAGGGCATATAATTCTAGCGTTTGGTAATGATGAACGTGTTGGTAGACGGTTATTTAAAAGCTTAAATATAGATATTGCTCAAGTAGAACTTGGGGTTAAATCTGTTCGCGCTACTCCCAAAATCAAAGCATCTCCAAAAGCAGAAGCAGATGTACAAGAGGAAGCTTTAAAAAGATTTGGACGAGATTTAACGGAACAAGCTAAAGCAGGAAAATTAGATCCAGTTATTGGTAGAGATGATGAAATTCGCCGGGTAATTCAGGTTTTATCTCGTCGTAGCAAAAATAACCCTGTGTTAATTGGTGAGCCGGGAGTTGGCAAAACTGCGATCGCTGAAGCTTTAGCCCAAAGAATGGTGAATGGTGACGTTCCTGAGTCTTTAAAGAATCGCCAATTGATTTCCTTGGATATCGGTAGTTTGATTGCAGGAGCAAAATACAGAGGTGAATTTGAAGACCGTTTAAAGAATGTCCTCCGTGAGGTTACGGAATCAAACGGGCAAGTAGTTTTATTTATTGATGAACTACATACCGTTGTCGGGGCTGGTTCTAATCAACAAGGGTCAATGGATGCCGGAAATTTGCTTAAACCTATGTTGGCGCGGGGCGAGTTGCGTTGTATTGGTGCAACTACCTTAGATGAATATCGCAAATTTATTGAAAAAGATGCAGCATTAGAAAGAAGATTTCAACAAGTATATGTAGATCAACCGACAGTAGAAAATACAATTTCGATTTTGCGAGGTTTAAAAGAACGTTATGAAGTGCATCATAATGTTAAAATTTCCGATTCCGCTTTAGTTGCTGCTGCAACTTTATCAGCGCGTTATATTGCCGATAGATTTCTACCAGACAAAGCTATTGACTTAGTTGATGAAGCCGCAGCGAAATTAAAAATGGAGATTACATCCAAACCGGCGGAATTAGAAACCATTGACCGGCGCTTAATGCAGCTAGAAATGGAAAAGCTGTCATTATCTGGAGAAGAACAGAGTATTTCTCCAACTAGAGAACGATTAGAACGAATTGAACAAGAAATTGCCAGTTTAACAGTTAAACAGCAAATATTTAATGAACAATGGCAAGGGGAAAAGCAGATTTTAGAATCTATCAGCGGGTTAAAGAAAGAAGAAGATGCCATGCGGGTGCAAATTGAACAAGCAGAACGAGACTATGATTTAAACAAAGCCGCTCAATTGAAGTACGGTAAGTTAGAAGGTGTGCAACGAGAACGAGAAGTTAAAGAAGCGAAACTTTTAGAAATGCAAACTCAAGGTTCGACTTTGTTGCGCGAACAAGTCACCGAAGCCGATATTGCCGAAATTGTCGCTAAATGGACAGGAATCCCTGTAAATCGGCTTTTAGAATCCGAACGGCAAAAATTACTAAAATTAGAAAGTCATTTACACGAACGGGTAATTGGTCAAGAAGAAGCCGTTTCCGCCGTCTCTGCGGCGATTCGTCGCGCCCGTGCGGGGATGAAAGACCCCTCTCGTCCCATCGGTTCATTCTTGTTTATGGGACCAACTGGAGTGGGTAAAACCGAACTCGCCCGCGCCTTAGCTCAATTTCTCTTTGATTCGGATGATGCTTTAGTGCGTTTGGATATGTCCGAATATATGGAAAAACACTCAGTTTCCCGCCTAGTGGGTGCGCCTCCTGGATATGTGGGTTATGAAGAAGGGGGACAACTTTCCGAAGCGATTCGCAGACATCCTTATTCTGTGGTGCTGTTAGATGAAGTAGAAAAAGCCCATCCCGATGTATTTAATATTTTGTTGCAGGTATTGGATGATGGTAGAGTTACTGATTCCCAAGGACGGGCTGTAGATTTTCGGAATACTGTCATAGTTATGACTAGCAACATTGGTAGTGAACATATTTTGGATGTATCTGGGGATGATTCCAAGTATGATTTAATGCGTAATAAGGTGATGGAAGGTTTGCGAAGTCACTTCCGTCCCGAATTTCTCAACCGCATAGATGACTTAATTCTTTTCCACGCTCTTAATCGTTCAGAAATGGGGCATATTATCCGTATTCAACTTAAACGGGTGGAAAATCTGCTCAAAGAACAAAAAATCTCTTTCGAGATATCTCAAGCCGCTTGTGATCATCTTGTGGAAGCTGGTTATGATCCAGTTTATGGCGCACGTCCATTAAAACGCTCAATTCAACGAGAGGTAGAAAATCCTCTGGCTACGAAGTTACTGGAAAATACTTTTGTTTCTGGTGATACTATCATCATTGATAAGGCTGAAACTGGGTTAAGTTTTAGTAAAAAAGTTTAG
- a CDS encoding DUF4351 domain-containing protein, which translates to MTRFIHDQFAKDYLEELLKPFGQVEAPSHLAGEIREIDVLFSPVSTQTADIEILGLLGKLAATPAIFEPFRNPASKEEICDCLLKSLEVRGALQREAKRNKNPIATIETPKLWVLTPTASQTLLSGFRAIENPNWPAGIYFLADYLNTAIVAIHQLPRTPETLWLRLLGRETVQKRAIDELETLPTNYPFQQATLELLYNLQQTLQINKSSEPEDKELIMRLAPFYQRDKEQARLEGEQKGEERLVLRLINRRFGEIKLSLIEQVQSLSIEQLENLADALLDFSQVADLETWLKQQKPQETDK; encoded by the coding sequence GTGACCCGCTTTATCCATGACCAATTCGCCAAAGACTATTTAGAAGAACTACTAAAACCCTTTGGACAAGTTGAAGCCCCCAGCCATTTAGCTGGAGAAATCAGGGAAATAGATGTATTATTTTCCCCCGTCAGCACACAAACCGCCGACATCGAGATATTAGGATTGTTAGGTAAACTAGCAGCTACACCTGCTATCTTTGAACCCTTTCGCAATCCAGCAAGCAAAGAAGAAATCTGTGATTGTTTGTTAAAATCATTAGAAGTGAGAGGTGCATTACAACGAGAAGCAAAACGGAATAAAAACCCCATAGCTACCATAGAAACACCTAAACTATGGGTTCTGACACCAACAGCATCACAAACCCTATTATCGGGCTTTAGAGCCATAGAAAACCCCAATTGGCCAGCAGGAATCTACTTTTTAGCAGATTACTTGAATACAGCCATTGTCGCCATTCATCAATTACCACGTACACCCGAAACCCTATGGTTAAGACTATTAGGACGGGAAACAGTACAAAAAAGAGCAATTGATGAATTAGAAACATTACCAACTAATTACCCATTCCAACAAGCAACGTTAGAATTGCTTTACAACCTCCAACAGACTTTACAGATCAATAAAAGTTCAGAACCAGAAGATAAGGAGTTAATTATGCGGTTAGCACCATTTTATCAACGAGATAAAGAACAAGCTAGACTAGAAGGAGAACAAAAAGGAGAAGAACGTCTAGTTTTACGGCTAATAAATCGCCGATTTGGTGAAATTAAATTATCATTAATCGAGCAAGTTCAATCATTGTCTATAGAACAACTGGAAAATTTAGCAGATGCTTTGTTAGATTTTTCACAAGTTGCTGATTTAGAAACTTGGTTAAAGCAACAGAAACCACAAGAAACAGATAAGTAG
- the gloA gene encoding lactoylglutathione lyase: MRLLHTMLRVGNLGESLTFYCDVLGMKLLRRKDYPAGEFTLAFVGYGEESDHSVLELTHNWGVEKYDLGSAYGHIALGVHDIYATCETIGKLGGKVVREPGPMKHGSTVIAFVEDPDGYKVELIQLKTPE; this comes from the coding sequence ATGCGATTACTACATACAATGCTGCGGGTAGGTAATTTAGGAGAGTCCTTAACATTTTACTGTGATGTATTGGGAATGAAGTTACTCCGCCGGAAAGATTATCCAGCGGGAGAATTTACCCTGGCTTTTGTCGGTTATGGAGAAGAAAGTGATCATTCAGTTTTAGAACTCACCCACAACTGGGGCGTAGAAAAGTATGATTTAGGTAGCGCCTATGGTCATATCGCTTTGGGTGTGCATGATATTTACGCTACCTGTGAGACTATTGGAAAACTGGGTGGTAAAGTAGTCCGAGAACCAGGACCTATGAAACATGGTTCAACAGTAATTGCTTTTGTGGAAGACCCAGATGGTTATAAAGTTGAATTGATTCAGTTAAAAACTCCAGAATGA
- the petG gene encoding cytochrome b6-f complex subunit V has product MVEPLLSGIVLGLVFVTLSGLFYAAYRQYKRPTELGG; this is encoded by the coding sequence GTGGTTGAACCCCTACTATCAGGTATTGTGCTTGGTTTAGTTTTTGTGACTTTAAGCGGTTTATTTTACGCTGCCTATAGACAATATAAGCGTCCTACAGAATTGGGCGGCTGA
- the hisH gene encoding imidazole glycerol phosphate synthase subunit HisH: protein MAVIAVVDYDMGNLHSVCKGLEKAGATPLVTYCSQELAKADAIVLPGVGAFDPAVQHLRSRGLEQPIKDAIASGKPFLGICLGLQILFESSAEGTLPGLGIVPGKVRRFRSEPGMTIPHMGWNQLQLNQPKNLLWEHLPIDPWVYFVHSYYVEPTNPQVQAATVTHGDQSFTAAIAHENLMAVQFHPEKSSNVGLQILSNFVAQVREKVFA, encoded by the coding sequence ATGGCAGTGATTGCAGTTGTTGATTACGATATGGGAAATTTGCACTCTGTTTGCAAAGGATTAGAAAAAGCTGGGGCGACTCCTCTGGTTACTTATTGTTCTCAAGAGTTGGCAAAAGCAGATGCTATAGTTTTACCAGGAGTGGGAGCATTTGATCCGGCGGTACAACATTTGCGATCGCGTGGTTTGGAACAACCGATTAAAGATGCGATCGCCTCTGGCAAACCGTTCCTGGGTATTTGTTTAGGATTACAAATTTTGTTTGAATCCAGTGCCGAAGGAACGTTACCAGGATTAGGAATTGTGCCAGGAAAAGTCCGCCGGTTTCGTTCTGAACCGGGGATGACGATTCCCCACATGGGTTGGAATCAACTCCAACTCAACCAGCCAAAAAACCTTTTATGGGAACATTTACCTATAGATCCTTGGGTTTATTTTGTGCATTCTTACTATGTTGAACCGACAAATCCCCAAGTGCAGGCGGCAACTGTGACTCATGGTGATCAAAGTTTTACAGCAGCGATCGCTCATGAAAATCTCATGGCTGTCCAATTCCATCCTGAAAAATCATCAAATGTGGGATTGCAAATTCTATCTAATTTTGTGGCTCAAGTCCGTGAAAAAGTTTTTGCTTAA
- a CDS encoding cytochrome c, whose protein sequence is MPNLVKSKSHRRLKRQLLMVMLVIFAWSVAIGWILGFATSAHSANPVDSIGTVDVIPAQYQPGQELYLENCSSCHIALPPAVFPSQTWKNLLQDSQHYGAQIKPLDKVSHFLVSKYLYTFSRVQLQEEATPYRLKDSRYFKALHPSVKLPKPVTMSSCVSCHIGADKYNFRSLSAEWE, encoded by the coding sequence ATGCCAAATTTAGTTAAAAGTAAATCCCACCGCCGACTAAAACGCCAACTACTTATGGTGATGCTGGTGATTTTTGCTTGGAGTGTGGCTATAGGCTGGATATTGGGATTCGCCACTAGCGCCCACAGTGCAAACCCGGTGGACTCAATTGGGACTGTTGATGTCATACCAGCACAATATCAACCAGGACAAGAACTGTATTTAGAAAACTGCTCATCTTGTCACATCGCATTACCACCTGCTGTATTTCCTAGCCAAACTTGGAAAAATCTTTTACAGGACTCCCAGCACTATGGCGCACAAATTAAGCCCTTAGATAAGGTTTCACATTTCTTGGTATCAAAATATCTTTACACTTTTTCCCGTGTACAACTACAAGAGGAAGCAACACCCTATCGTCTCAAGGACTCTCGTTATTTTAAGGCTTTGCATCCCAGTGTGAAATTACCCAAACCTGTAACTATGAGTAGTTGTGTAAGTTGTCATATTGGGGCTGATAAGTATAATTTCCGCAGCCTCAGTGCAGAATGGGAGTAG
- the secA gene encoding preprotein translocase subunit SecA encodes MLKLLLGDPNARKLKKYQPYITEINLLEEDIKPLSDEQLKAKTVEFKQRLAKGETLDDILPEAFAVVRESGRRVLGLRHFDVQLQGGIILHTGQIAEMKTGEGKTLVATLPSYLNALTGKGAHVITVNDYLARRDAEWMGQVHRFLGLSVGLIQSTMTPSERQKNYACDITYVTNSEIGFDYLRDNMATSMAEVVQRPFNFCVIDEVDSILVDEARTPLIISGQVERPTEKYLQAAEIAFSLKKDEHYEVNEKDRNVLLTDEGFAESENQLGVTDLFDPEDPWAHFMFNAIKAKELFLKDVNYIVRNDEVVIVDEFTGRVLPGRRWSDGLHQAIEAKEHVEIQPETQTLATITYQNLFLLYPKLGGMTGTAKTEEVEFEKIYKREVTIIPTNRIRRREDLSDMVFKTEPGKWRAIAKECAEMHENGRPVLVGTTSVEKSELLSRLLKEIDIPHELLNARPENVEREAEIIAQAGRSGAVTIATNMAGRGTDIILGGNSEYMARLKLREYFMPRIVSPEDDEFGVQRASGLPMGGSGGGQGFVPGKKVKTWRASPEIFPTQLTKETEQLLKAAVEVAVKAYGERSLPELEAEDKVAVAAEKAPTDDVVIQKLREAYQQVKHEYEEFTVREHDQVVERGGLHVIGTERHESRRIDNQLRGRAGRQGDPGTTRFFLSLEDNLLRIFGGDRVAGLMNAFQVEEDMPIESGMLTRSLEGAQKKVETYYYDIRKQVFEYDEVMNNQRRAIYAERRRVLEGQDLKEQVVKYAEKTMDDIVDYYINPDLPSEEWELDKLVDKVKEFVYLLADMQSSQLEDMVVVEIKAFLHEQARIAYDMKESQIDQIQPGLMRQAERFFILQRIDTLWREHLQQMDALRESVGLRGYGQKDPLIEYKSEGYELFLDMMVNIRRDVVYSLFMFQPQAQQTAEMV; translated from the coding sequence ATGCTAAAACTTTTGTTGGGCGATCCCAACGCTCGTAAACTTAAAAAATACCAACCTTACATTACAGAAATTAACCTCTTAGAGGAAGATATTAAGCCGCTATCTGATGAACAGTTAAAAGCTAAAACCGTCGAGTTTAAACAACGGTTGGCTAAAGGCGAAACTCTAGATGATATTTTACCGGAAGCCTTTGCTGTGGTTCGGGAATCGGGGCGGCGTGTCTTAGGATTGCGACATTTTGATGTGCAATTACAGGGTGGGATAATTCTGCATACCGGACAAATTGCCGAAATGAAAACTGGTGAGGGGAAAACTTTGGTAGCGACTTTACCAAGTTATTTAAATGCCCTGACTGGTAAGGGCGCCCACGTAATTACTGTGAATGATTACCTGGCGCGTCGGGACGCGGAATGGATGGGTCAGGTACACAGGTTTTTGGGGTTAAGTGTGGGGCTAATTCAGTCCACTATGACCCCCAGCGAGCGCCAAAAAAATTATGCGTGTGATATTACCTATGTCACCAATAGCGAGATTGGCTTTGATTATCTCCGGGATAATATGGCTACATCTATGGCTGAGGTGGTGCAACGTCCGTTTAATTTCTGTGTGATTGACGAGGTAGACTCGATTTTAGTTGATGAGGCGCGAACTCCATTAATTATTTCTGGTCAGGTGGAAAGACCGACAGAAAAATACCTCCAAGCGGCGGAAATTGCTTTTAGTCTCAAAAAAGATGAGCATTACGAAGTTAATGAAAAGGATCGTAACGTTCTCTTGACAGATGAGGGTTTTGCTGAATCGGAAAATCAGTTGGGTGTGACAGATTTATTTGACCCGGAAGACCCTTGGGCGCATTTTATGTTTAATGCGATTAAAGCTAAGGAATTGTTTCTCAAGGATGTAAATTATATTGTCCGCAATGATGAAGTGGTGATTGTGGATGAGTTTACAGGTCGGGTATTACCGGGCAGACGGTGGAGTGATGGGTTGCATCAGGCAATTGAAGCGAAGGAACACGTAGAAATTCAGCCAGAAACCCAAACTTTGGCGACAATTACCTATCAAAACTTATTTTTGCTGTATCCCAAGTTGGGGGGAATGACGGGAACGGCGAAAACGGAAGAGGTAGAATTTGAAAAGATTTACAAACGAGAAGTCACGATTATTCCCACTAACCGGATTAGAAGACGGGAAGACTTGTCTGATATGGTGTTTAAGACTGAACCAGGGAAGTGGAGAGCGATCGCTAAAGAATGTGCTGAAATGCACGAAAATGGTAGACCTGTGTTAGTGGGGACAACCAGTGTCGAAAAATCCGAACTTCTCAGCCGACTCCTCAAGGAAATAGATATTCCCCATGAGTTGCTTAACGCTAGACCAGAAAATGTGGAACGGGAAGCGGAAATTATTGCCCAAGCTGGACGCAGTGGGGCTGTAACTATCGCTACCAACATGGCAGGACGGGGTACAGATATTATCCTGGGTGGTAATTCCGAGTATATGGCGCGGTTGAAACTACGGGAATACTTTATGCCCCGCATTGTCAGCCCTGAAGATGATGAATTTGGCGTACAAAGGGCTTCGGGACTACCTATGGGTGGTAGCGGTGGTGGACAAGGCTTTGTTCCTGGTAAAAAGGTGAAAACTTGGCGGGCTTCTCCAGAAATTTTTCCCACTCAATTAACCAAGGAAACAGAACAGCTTTTAAAAGCGGCTGTAGAGGTGGCTGTTAAGGCTTACGGTGAACGGAGTTTACCGGAGTTGGAAGCAGAAGATAAGGTGGCTGTGGCGGCGGAAAAAGCCCCGACAGATGATGTGGTAATTCAGAAGTTGCGGGAAGCTTACCAGCAGGTTAAGCATGAATATGAAGAATTTACTGTCCGCGAACATGATCAAGTGGTGGAACGTGGCGGTTTGCACGTTATTGGAACAGAACGTCACGAATCAAGACGGATTGACAATCAATTACGCGGACGGGCGGGAAGACAAGGCGACCCAGGAACTACCAGATTTTTCCTCAGTTTAGAGGATAACCTATTACGAATCTTTGGGGGCGATCGCGTTGCCGGCTTGATGAATGCGTTTCAAGTGGAAGAAGATATGCCCATTGAGTCGGGAATGTTAACCCGCAGCTTAGAGGGCGCACAGAAAAAGGTCGAAACCTATTACTACGACATCCGTAAACAGGTGTTTGAGTATGACGAGGTGATGAATAACCAACGTCGGGCGATCTATGCGGAACGTCGCCGGGTATTGGAAGGTCAAGACTTGAAGGAACAGGTGGTTAAATACGCGGAAAAAACGATGGATGACATTGTTGATTATTACATCAACCCTGATTTACCTTCGGAAGAATGGGAATTGGATAAGTTGGTGGATAAGGTGAAGGAGTTTGTTTACCTGTTGGCTGATATGCAGTCTAGCCAGTTGGAGGATATGGTGGTGGTGGAAATTAAGGCTTTCCTCCATGAACAGGCGCGAATTGCCTATGATATGAAGGAATCACAAATTGACCAAATTCAACCAGGTTTAATGCGTCAAGCGGAACGGTTCTTTATTCTCCAACGCATAGATACTTTATGGCGGGAGCATCTGCAACAAATGGATGCTTTGCGTGAGTCGGTTGGCTTGCGTGGTTATGGGCAAAAAGACCCGCTGATTGAGTATAAGAGTGAGGGTTATGAGTTGTTCTTGGATATGATGGTGAATATCCGCCGTGATGTGGTTTATTCTCTGTTTATGTTCCAGCCTCAAGCGCAGCAAACTGCTGAGATGGTTTAA
- a CDS encoding c-type cytochrome, with product MDNQLIKPETLIQQIVIFIVAILIALPLILFGIEIVKASDPYVKSVLSRQGNPVQGKAIFQINCAGCHGLDATGLVGPSLREISKYKSRYGLIHQVTSGETPPMPKFQPSIQEMADLLSYLESL from the coding sequence TTGGATAACCAGCTAATCAAACCTGAAACCCTCATTCAACAGATCGTTATCTTCATCGTAGCGATACTGATAGCCCTCCCATTGATCCTGTTTGGGATTGAGATCGTCAAAGCCTCCGATCCTTATGTTAAAAGTGTTCTATCCCGTCAAGGCAACCCAGTCCAGGGGAAAGCTATTTTTCAAATCAACTGTGCTGGCTGTCATGGTTTAGACGCAACCGGACTAGTTGGTCCAAGTTTACGTGAAATCTCCAAATATAAATCCCGCTATGGACTAATTCATCAAGTAACTAGTGGGGAAACTCCCCCCATGCCAAAATTCCAGCCCAGTATCCAAGAAATGGCAGACCTTTTAAGCTATCTAGAAAGTCTATGA
- a CDS encoding class I SAM-dependent methyltransferase has protein sequence MELISSLGITSSQYLSKERFISYHHQSRLLFSLGSQVKNVLEIGIFNSLLTEILRQSNYNVTTADIDPSLKPDIILDLTADFILPKDKFDAIVLFQVLEHFPYEKSELALQKLAAVTKKYLVISIPNTTQYLSLQIKTSFLLKARHLLWEIPQFWSTTPLCDEHYWELGLKGYPKKRFLESVAKAGLIVREEYVDPTFPYHYFLILEKI, from the coding sequence ATGGAATTGATTTCTTCGTTAGGGATTACAAGTTCGCAATATCTTTCCAAGGAAAGATTTATTAGTTATCATCATCAGTCGCGGTTATTGTTTTCCTTGGGTAGTCAGGTTAAAAATGTTCTAGAAATTGGTATTTTTAATTCTTTGCTTACAGAAATACTCCGACAAAGTAATTATAATGTAACTACTGCGGATATTGATCCTAGTCTCAAACCAGATATAATCTTGGATTTGACGGCGGACTTTATACTACCAAAAGATAAGTTTGATGCAATTGTTCTGTTTCAGGTATTAGAACATTTCCCTTACGAAAAATCTGAATTAGCATTGCAAAAACTCGCCGCAGTTACTAAGAAATATTTGGTAATTTCGATTCCCAATACTACTCAATATCTGTCATTGCAAATCAAAACTTCTTTTCTACTTAAAGCCAGACATTTACTCTGGGAAATTCCCCAATTTTGGAGTACAACACCACTTTGTGATGAACATTATTGGGAATTGGGATTGAAAGGATATCCTAAAAAGCGGTTTTTGGAATCTGTTGCTAAAGCTGGTTTGATAGTGAGGGAAGAATATGTTGATCCTACTTTCCCATATCACTACTTTTTGATCTTAGAAAAAATATAA
- the rsmD gene encoding 16S rRNA (guanine(966)-N(2))-methyltransferase RsmD has product MSLRIYGNRLLKTLPGEHTRPTSARVREALFNIWQGRISGCRWLDLCAGSGSMGAEALCREASVVIGIEQSSQACAIIQENWQQVAKPEQKFQLLRGNITQQLKKLSGQKFDRIYFDPPYTSGLYEPVLQAIAQYQLLDSQGEIAVEHRYQDWTPLTIPNWEICRQKSYGKTALTFYQERIQESGVAEVQNQ; this is encoded by the coding sequence ATGAGTCTAAGAATTTACGGGAATCGTCTGCTTAAAACTTTACCAGGTGAACATACCAGACCTACCAGTGCGCGAGTCCGGGAAGCATTGTTTAATATTTGGCAGGGGAGAATCAGTGGTTGTCGCTGGTTAGATTTGTGCGCCGGTAGTGGTTCTATGGGTGCGGAGGCTTTGTGCAGAGAAGCCAGTGTCGTGATTGGCATTGAACAATCAAGTCAAGCCTGTGCCATCATCCAAGAAAATTGGCAACAGGTAGCCAAACCAGAACAGAAATTTCAGCTATTACGGGGAAATATTACTCAACAGTTAAAAAAATTATCAGGTCAAAAATTTGACAGAATATATTTTGACCCACCTTATACTAGTGGATTATATGAACCAGTATTACAAGCGATCGCTCAATATCAGCTTTTAGATTCCCAGGGAGAAATAGCAGTCGAACATCGTTACCAAGATTGGACACCACTAACCATCCCCAACTGGGAAATCTGTCGTCAGAAAAGCTATGGTAAAACCGCTTTGACATTTTATCAAGAAAGAATTCAGGAGTCAGGAGTTGCAGAAGTTCAGAATCAATAG